The Anas platyrhynchos isolate ZD024472 breed Pekin duck chromosome 1, IASCAAS_PekinDuck_T2T, whole genome shotgun sequence genomic sequence GTAACACAGCAAtgatgggaaggggaaaagacaACACACATGCAGCATTGCACCCTGCTTTCTCAGAGTGGCTGTGGGGCAGTGGAAATGCAGGGGTGAGCTTCACCCTCAGCAGGGTGCTTGGCAGTCCAGgtgtcctgcagcacagcaaaacCCAGCACTAATGAGCAAGCGATCACAGAGTTACGAGCTAGGGTGGAGGAAGAGAGGTGTGTGGATGTGTGGCAGTGCTCTGCCATGCTCTGGGTGCCTGCTGAGCTGGTGGGTGCCCATGTCACCACTGGGCTCATGCTCATGGGGTGCCCATCCTGCAGCACCACAGTGCAGGGAGAGTCCCAAGACACCCGAAACCTGCTGCATTTCAGTGCCCGAGCATTTCCTCACCTTCCCTGTCAATGTCCCCGTTCATCCCCACAGGCTTGGCATAGCTTTCGCTTATTATGGAGTCATCTTGGCCAGCGCCGAGCTGCTGGAGCGGGACCTGAGCTGCGGCTCCACGGCACCGCTGGGGGAGGAGGACCCTGGCCCTGCCTCGGAGGAGAGCCGCAGCCCCTGCCACTGCCGCCCGTTTGGACCTTCTGCGTATCAGACCATGATCATCAGCACCGCCGGGGAGATCGCACGTaacctcctctcccctccctgcccttccaGGCCCCCAGTACCACCAGCTTGTGCTCACTGTGCCATGCTGCTCACTGAGCACCCAGTGGGGTCAGCAAGCATTTTATGCTTCTCCTTTCTGTCTCTAGTAAATCCTGTGAACATCCTCGGCATCAACTTCCTCGGAAGACGCCTGAGCCTGTGTATCACCATGGGATGTACGGcgctcttctttcttctccttaatatCTGCACCTCCAGGTAGTCGCCATCAGCATGCGGGTGTTGTTGGGGGTGGGTGCAACTTCCCCTACGTGtacaacattttgctttcatgcAGGCTGGGGAAATAGAAATGATGTGAACAACATCCATGAGAAAGGATACtcactcttctttttcttttttttttattattattattattttttattttttagctgtGGCAGTTAAGTCTCTTCTAACTTGTAGAGCCAGGCACTTCAAAAAGAGCTCAGAGCTCCAAGGGAAAGGTTTTGTGAGTGCTGTAATTACCAGGCTGGTTCCCTCTCAAGCTAGCAGAGCCTAACAGCTCCTAAAAGTCAGGGGGCTGCAAGTTAAACTCTGCTTTAAGCTAGACTGGGAGGCTGCAAACAGCCATTAAGGTAAACGAGCCCCTGTGAGGAGTCATTAACTTGGGTACCAACCTCTTTGCTgctattactgttattattttcagttttctctgccTAATCTCTAGcctgagacagccagcatgtTTGCTTGCAGCTTCTTTATAGACGTAGCAAAAGTCCTGCCAATGGACTGAAAAACAATTACACTTGTCAGCAATCaacttttccttattttaaaagcCCTATCACAGAGAATACATTAGGTTGCGTCTCTGTTGATCACAGTTCAGTGACACTAACTCTTTGCTCCACGCTGCTTCCCCTTTAGCGCAGGCATGACTGGGTTTCTCTTCATGCTTCGTGCCTTGGTTTCAGCAAACTTCAACACCATCTACATTTACACAGCAGAGGTGGGTCCTTCTGAAAGTACGTGAAGCTGCTGGGGTATGAAAGCCCATTTGCCAGGAATGCCACTATATTTCTTGACGAGTTCGAGTTACCTTTCTTGAACTAAGTACGTCTTGCTTCCTGACTACACTTTTCTTATACGAGATAAGAGAAGGAATCAGAAAACTGGTTGGAGGTGAGAAGAGCAGGTGGGACAGAAATGCCCTACTGAGCCACCTGTTGGTCAGCTACTGCTAAATGTGATTTTTGAGGGTGTTGTGTACGGACATCTTCCAGAAGTCTCCATCTTCCCCCTTCCCATCCCTCTGAAGTTAGACAATAGGCTACCACTGAAAGGAACCTTTGCCAGCACTTAAGGGACTGATGTAGTTAGTATATcgagtttttatttatatatatatatatatatatatatatatatatatatatgtatattatcaCCTAGTGGAATTTTTGTGTTCTGTCTACAAATAATTTTGATCCTTTAGAGAGCTTCTCCTTCATACAACTTTGGAGCAGTGAGTGCTGTGGGTTACCTacaaattgttttcatttaaaaacaccaTTGTGTGAAATTTAATGTATTGACTTTCAGATTGAGTAAAGTGATAAAAAGCTAATAGTTGTAGCTGCCTGGGTTGGCCTGATAGTGTGCCATACTTCTTTTAATAGCACACTATATTTACACGTGCACCAGACTTGAATAAATACCAGCCTTTAATAGTCCAGAATCAGATGCTGTTGATGTGAAGACCATTGCTGGAATAGCCATATGATAAACCATCAATACACACAAAGTAATTGAGGATCAAAACCAAACTTAGAAATGCCCTTCCCGTCCACATGCCTGGACTCTTCCTGACTTACCTTACATCCTCTGGCTTGGAttgataaaatataaaaacaaaggcTTAAATGACAATACTTGCTAAAATCTGTTGACATTAATGGGATGTAACTAAAGTTAAGCAAAGCACGTACTTAAGTGCTTTATTGTCACAGGTGTTGTGAAAATATGAGAtatgaaaaagcaaatacaCAAAGCATGTTCCTCTAAGCCTGGAGGTTTCTTaacagcatttcattttctttctcctccttctaAACAAAGGCGTTGATGCAAGTAAATAGGCTGTCTTGAAGGCTGCAGACAATATCCTTTTTTGGGGTTTTCAGATTCAGGGCCTGGCAATATAGAttgattttttcctttagcACCTAGCTTATGGTCTGTGACTGACCTGAGCAGCTCAGTGTAACTAGAAGAAAGGTGTGTGTCTCACCCTAAACCTCTACTTTGGGCAAGAAATGTCAGATTTCAAATGGCACAAATAAGACACAAAGGAAcctttaattctttttatattttaagaatatGGCTTTCCATATCTTATGAATATGGCTGCAATGGGTatctctgaaggaaaaaaaaaaaaagaaaaagaaaaagggggacaCATATCACAGAACATTGTCACGTTAATCCTATTTCTTTCTGGCCTGGTTTAGGTTTATCCCACTACAATGCGAGCCTTGGGGATGGGAACAAGTGGGTCATTGTGCCGTGTTGGAGCTATGGTGGCACCGTTTATCTCACAAGTAAGAGTATAGCTGATAATGTTGGTAAACCTTGAGGCAAACATTGTTATCAAATACACTGACACATGCTCTTGAAGTTcacaaaaaaaagctgatgcaCTCAATCTAGgttatggtgttttttttccaactcaTTAGTTCTTTATCTGATATTTATGCAGAGTATTTTGGTGGTCTTTGACAGATGTAGATCTGGATTAATCTCTTCACAGAGCTTAAATTGCGAGAATTTGTTGCTTTCTGAAAACTCTTAGATTCACAAGACAGATTGTTTTTCTGGCTGTTGAGTTTCTCAGGTGTTTGTAACACATCACCCACTCTTTAATTCCTAATTAACTGCCATGTCCCAAAATCAAACTATTGTTTTTTTATCTGCAGGTTCTTATGAGTGCTTCTTTCCTTGGGGCcctgtgtcttttctcatccgtgtgtgttgtgtgtgcaATCTCTGCATTCACGCTGCCCATTGAGACCAAGGGCAGGGCACTGCAGGTTTGTATTGCCACTCCAGGAGCTCCTGCATAGCTAAAGGCTATTTAGAAACTAGTAGGTTTTGATTTGGCCAGAAAGCACCCCAAACTCTTCTGAGGGTTCATAAGGCAAAATAAGGACTGACAGATAAACAGAGGAAGGTGCTGTCATAGCAACTTAAAGCACTGTTACCCCAGTTGCCTCAGCTCATTTCTCATGTAAGAACAAACAAGAACGCCAGTCCTAACCCCAGCTCCCTCGTGGCAGCATGCTAACCTAAATTAGCGTAAGCACTTCTTTGTCCCAACTGGAAATTGCTGTGCATATTCTGCTCTGCCTCTCTTGTATGCAGAGATAATAGCAGATACAAGTAACACCTGAAACTACTAACTCCACTCCTACATCAAATTCAAGTCAAATGCCCCAGCTGCATCAGCCCTTTAACCTAAACCCTTGTGACTAGTGTTTCCTATAAAGCTTCAGAGGCAGTCAGACAAAACACTAAGCACAAAGATTAAGAAGGAATGTCAGTTTGAACTCTGATAGCCTCCCATGCCCAAGTAGCACTGATTTAATTACTAGAGGTGGTGAGCAATTCGGTGGTTACAGGCAATTCAGCTGTACCAGCATGGAAATTTTCATACCATGCAAGAGGCAGGTCTGCATCACTCTGCATATCCCTCTGCAGTCTTACCCTATAAGCCAGAAGACCATGGGCTAGGTAATCCACGTTCTTTAGCAACCTAGGGTACGACAGATGTTTGGCCAAACTGCTTTATGTGGGATTCAGGACCAgacttaatatatatatacatatacaaacaCATACATGCATTATATGCATACAGACATGCACACTGAATTGCATTGGGTCACATCTAAGGTTTCCCATGGGTATGTGGGACAGTTAACCTTAGAGATTTTGGGAAAGAAACATGTTAATCGTTGCTTGCCTCTTAAAATGCATGTCTTTTAGAAATATGGACTCATGTTTTTatgccattttaaaatatctacaTGATATTTTGTAaatgactagaaaaaaatataaaagcttaAGAAGCTTTAAGTGAAATTTAATAGGAAGAAATTTGAGTAGACGAAGCAACTCATTTTTCCCATGTGGGTGAAATTCAACCCCATGCACAGATGCCAGGGACCCACAATCCCTCAACTGGTTGGCTTTACAAAAATTATTAAGCAAACACTTctttaaaactgctttaaaCGCAAAAGGAAACCTCTGATTCAGATACAGATAGATTAATGTTGGCTAGTAGTGGCTGAGATAAATAGGAATGTAATGATTCCTTAATGGGAGGGGCTCTTCCCCTGCAAATGTAATGGCATTATTACTTGCTACAAATAAGAGTAATAAGCTCCAGTTGCTGGCCTTCACATGTACAAGTcaaaaggacataaaaataaaaatctctagATCTAGTTGTGTACTACAAGACATCATCATTAGATCATATATTCAGTTTGGTTATTCTTTAGAGGTTATTTCAGAGATTATATTTGTATACGTAGTGTCATTCAGGCATTGCTGAATCACGACTGTTGAATGTACTAAGGGCAGTCATCTAACCCATTATAAAGTTTAAATGCACAATGTAAAAGCTCTTGAACAAGGCAATATTTAATCCTAAAGCTCCAAACAATAGATTTGTATCTCAACACTAAGTGAAACAACTGAATGAAACACATGTAGGAAATGTTTTGTGGAATCTGAacaatgacatttaaaaatcataCTGTCCATTGTCTGGATGGAGACCAGTGAGGAGGTGTCCGCTGAGGGCCCATACTGGGACTGGAACTGTTCAGTGTCTTCATTGGTGACATGGGCAGTAGGATTCAGTGCACCCTCAAGTGAGGCAAGtttgacaccaagctgagtggtgcagttgatgctctagagggaagggatgccatccagagggacctgagTGGTGGGCCAGTGTGAAGCTCATGAAGTTCCACAAGGCCAAGGGCACGGCCCTGCACATGGCTCGGGGCAGTCCCAAACAtcagtacagactgggggatgaatggattgagagcagccctatGGAAAGGGacttgggggggggtctgggggatgAAAAACCTGATGTGAACAGACAAagcgtgcttgcagcccagaaagccaaccatatcctgtgCTGCATTGAAAGAAGTATGGGcagcaggtctagggaggtGAATCTGCCCATCTTCTCTGTTCTCATGAGACTCCACATGGGGTACTGTGATAGGTTCTGGGACCCCAACATACATGTCAGAAGGACATGaaaggagggccacaaaaacaagcagagggctggaacaccttTCCTATCAAGGGACTGAGAGAGTTATTTAGCCCAGAGAAGGGTTCAGGGTGATGTTACTACCAGCAGGTGTAATGATAAAACAAGTGGTAATGGTTTTAATCTGGAAGAGGGtagattagatataaagaaCAGTTGTTCAGTTGCTCACTGTGAGGGTGGCgaggtactggaacaggttgcccggaGAAATTGTGGATGCCTCaaccctggaggtgttcaaggccaggctggatggggcttcaGGCAAAAGGTGTGTCCCTACCCATTAGAAGGGGTTGGAACtagtttaatatttaaattcctTTCCACTCCAAACTATTCCACGATTCTATTCTGTATCTGTCTCAGGTTATTAGGACAGCATCAGTCTGCTTTCAAAATAGCCATGAGGATTGCCTATCAGAGGCAAGACCATTAGAACACATAACCAAGTGgttgttcttttcttctgtacccatttttgtttgttttcacgtGCATTCTATTaattttttgtgtttattttcccccttttttagcaagtaaaatgaaagcaagtaTTTGATGGTGGAgtggataggaaaaaaaaataaacctttggAACCTGTCATTTCCTGTGAGCTGCATTTGATGGTTGCTTCTCCATACCCTTTCcattataaaaaaagaaaaaggtaactGGAACAGTGTAAAAGCTATGATTTGCATAGACAAAGGGCAACTTTCTCACATACATTCCCTTTCCTGTGATTCAATAAAAAGATGCTTTCTACTTATCCTGTGAAGCAAGATGAAGACTGTTTACCACTAGTGCTAATAGTAGTGCCAGTGTCACGTTGCAAAAAAAATTGGAAACCACCACTGTTATCATTGCTTCAGGGAACTGaggcaatgaagaaaaaaaatacatgaagtaGATAGGGGCTTCACAATAGCAGCCTGAAAGAATGCATTACTtacctttaaaaagcaaaatagcaCTCCTCAAATACTTGTGCATACATCATCTGAATTGAAGTGGCTAATTTTAACATCTCAAACGTCATTACATGGGCAATTTCTGAAGGTTCTTAGGGTAGCATTCGAGATCAGAAGACAAAAGTTGAGTCTGAATTTTCCAGTGGGTTATTTAAACACACATGTTCAAACAGTTTACTGAAAGAATTTTCTTGTCTTCATGCCCACTCACCCACATGCCTGATGGTAGCACACAGATGAGGTTCTTAGGAGGGAGGAGGCAAGCACAGCTTACCACAAGAAGTTCCTTGAAGACCTACCTAAGGGCTTTCTGTACCAAAGCATCCGTGTCCTGACAGCAGCTGTGGCAGGCTGGCACAGAGCTAGCCTGACCCATCACACTTAAGATGGCATGCCAGCAAAGCACACAAATCACACGCTCATCTGGACATTCAGATCTAACAGTGATGGTCTGAATGGCCAGCTGCCACAGCTCCCCAGTTAATGCAAGAGTAAGCCAGTGGGCTGGATGCCCAGGAGCCTGACTGACTTCTCAGCAACTATCACCTGCATTGCTTATGCAGCCTCTTCATAAAAGCTAGTAAGGAACCAAGAACAATTTCAGCTACTATGTTAAGAGCAtgcctgtttttgttgtttgtttttaaatatttttcttatgaaaacaCACGTGAAGCTTGATGAAAACGGGAAATAGACTGATGTAAGGTCATTCCTTAGCTTCTTTTCCACCTTCAGCTcaggaggatttttttattattattattttttggttcTCTCTGTTTTGAACTATACTGCTGCAAAGTCTGAATGAAAACCAGACTATAGAAGTCTTATACCTCACTCACACTTCTTAACAAAACAGAGCATTAGGTTGTGGGTTGGttgggtttttgtgttttgttgtgtgtgttttttttgttttgtttttttttttttttgtttggaataaactatttttaatttgttcaagTGTTGGTTGCATGATTtcaaaattttctgttttgaagtgaaaaatcagaagcagagagagaagcaaGTGGACTGGAAGAGCACAGCAACACTCATCTCCCCAGTATTTTCCACTGAAGAACAAGCTGTGTATGAAGGTGTATAGGTGTCTAATTTCAGTGCTCACTGTGTTAAGCCTAATAAACATGTGCTTGCAACTTAAGGTCCAGAGAAACACGTGTCAGCTTCCTCTGGAAGCACACTTTCTGAGTGCATACATATACGGCAGGGAAACACAAGCAGCACTTGTGTCTATGCTTGCCAGTGATCTATCCACAGCACCATTATCTGTGCTACATGGCAAGTAAAAAGCAGGCTTGTGTACACACGCATCTTTGTAATACCATCTGAAACATACTGGCACCATCAGAGCTCAATTAATCCAAGAGACTGCTTGTTCTCCctaaaactcagttttcatttaagATGACACAAATGAAGAATATAAATCAATAGCTGGAGCAGCCACAGACAAGTACTTCACTAAATCTGAAATTGCTGAGGGCAGAAACGACTGTCTATGTGACGGTCAGCACCTCTGGAAAGTagacagaacaacaacaacaaaagtttgTCCTCATCTGATAATTTTAACAAGAACATATGAAGGGTCAAAgaacaggacttttttttttttttttttttaaaaaaaaaatcttcctcttCAAACTTGTGTACTTCCAAGAGAATAACAATGCTGGTTGTATGCTCACAAACAATATCTAGGAATTTGGAAAAACAGCAAGACCTTGTGGATGAAAGAAtatttccctccctcccccaaacaTACCCAAAGATTGACTGGTAGTTGcaagcaaacattttttcctccagactTAGCCTTTGACTCCATTAAACAGAAACACATCAAACTTATGAGACACTTGTTAAACAACATAGTACAGAAATACCATTATTTCTTGCTGGTGCTGAGAAAAGTGGT encodes the following:
- the LOC101797365 gene encoding putative transporter SVOPL isoform X2; this encodes MVFFGYMVFSIALGLLADRYGRWKILLLSFLWGAYFSLLTSFAPSYIWFVFLRTMVGGGVSGHAQGLIIKTEFLPTKYRGYMLPLSQVFWLAGSLLIIGLASVVNPTIGWRWLIRIASIPGIILILVFKFIPESARYNVSTGNTAAALATLRRIAKINRATMPEGVLQEPPKERRGRFKDLIHPKYLRTTLQIWIIWLGIAFAYYGVILASAELLERDLSCGSTAPLGEEDPGPASEESRSPCHCRPFGPSAYQTMIISTAGEIALNPVNILGINFLGRRLSLCITMGCTALFFLLLNICTSSAGMTGFLFMLRALVSANFNTIYIYTAEVYPTTMRALGMGTSGSLCRVGAMVAPFISQVLMSASFLGALCLFSSVCVVCAISAFTLPIETKGRALQVCIATPGAPA
- the LOC101797365 gene encoding putative transporter SVOPL isoform X1, whose protein sequence is MHMQMICEGLAEPMNSSGCWNRRVFWLAGSLLIIGLASVVNPTIGWRWLIRIASIPGIILILVFKFIPESARYNVSTGNTAAALATLRRIAKINRATMPEGVLQEPPKERRGRFKDLIHPKYLRTTLQIWIIWLGIAFAYYGVILASAELLERDLSCGSTAPLGEEDPGPASEESRSPCHCRPFGPSAYQTMIISTAGEIALNPVNILGINFLGRRLSLCITMGCTALFFLLLNICTSSAGMTGFLFMLRALVSANFNTIYIYTAEVYPTTMRALGMGTSGSLCRVGAMVAPFISQVLMSASFLGALCLFSSVCVVCAISAFTLPIETKGRALQVCIATPGAPA